From the genome of Marinicella rhabdoformis:
AAAACTGCCATCTATCTGTTGTACGTAACTGATGATTTTTTGAGACTCAACGTTTGTGGCTATGAGGTCTGGTCTGTTGTCGTCATTGAGGTCCTTACTGATGATGCGGTAAAGACCTACTTCGTTTTCATCTATGATTTGTTGTGGAAAGTTTAAATCTGAACCTGTAACCGCTTGACCATGATTCAAATAGGCTCTGATACTTCCATCATCAATGGATATTGATACCACATCTATTAAGCCATCGCTATTCAGGTCAACAGTAATCGAATCAACAATCCCAACTTGCGATGGGCCATGAATGTTGGTCACTTCCCACTGATGGCTGACATCAATAACAGGAGGGTTTTCTTTGGCTTGAGAATGTGCGTGATTGGTAGCGTGTAAGACAGTCACAATCAATAACATCAAATGTTTAATGTTCATGATATTGATTGTGTCAAATTTACCTGACTTTTACTAAAGGTTTAGTTAATTTTTTTGAAGCGCTTCAATGGGATCGAGTTCTGCTGCTTGTTTCGCTGGATAGTAACCAAATACCACACCTGTGAGCAAACAAACACCAACGGCCAAAACAATGGCAAAAGGGCTCCAAGCCACTGGCCAGTCAGCAAATGATTGAATCAAAAAGGAGAGCACTACGCCCATGACGATGCCGAGCACCGCCCCTGCGGCCGCAATGGTGGCACTTTCGATCAAAAATTGGTTTTTGATGTCGGCTTTTCTGGCGCCTAAAGCGCGCAATAAACCAATTTCCTTGGTGCGTTCTAATACCGTTGCCAGCATGATGTTCATGATACCAATACCACCAACCAACAGTGAAATACCCGCAATACTCGACATCACGATGGTGAAGATTTGTTGCGTTTGATTTTGTTGATTCAACAAAGACGCAGGAACGATAATCTGGTAGTCATCAATGTTGCCGTGACGCCGTTTTAACAGTTTATCAATGGCCAATGAAGCCACTTGGGGTTTAATTGACTCATCCAAACCCACTCGAATGGTGTCAATTTGACTTTCTAAGGTTTCATATTTCAAACGCTTAAATGCTGTCTCTAAGGGTAAGAATACTTGATTATGCTCAGCACCTAATTTGATACCTTGAATTTCATCTTTTGATAAATCATCCTTTTGTAGCACACCAATCACCTCAAGCCACAAGTGGTTCACTTTGATGTTTTGGCCAATTGGATCTTGGTCTGGAAATAAGTGGGCAGCCATTTCAGATCCTATGACAGCCACTTGACGGAAACGGGTGTTGTCTTCTTCTGTAAATAAAGCGCCTTTGCCAATTTGTAAATTGGCCATCTCAAAACAAGCCGGAGATATGGCTTTAACCGAACCATCCGAATTGGCATGCGGTGAAAATAAGCTCCAAGTTTTCACCGTTTTCTCACCACAAGATTTGTTAATGAATGGCAGGCTTTCAGCCAGTGCTTTGATGTCGTTACTGTGTAACCCCAATGTGTCTTCACGAATTTCACGTAAAGATTCAGTATCAAACTGCTTTTCCTCTATCACCAAGTTACGTAAGCCCATTTTTTCAATTAAACGCGTGGCTTCCGCTTGGGCTCCTTCACCAATACTCAGCATGGCTATGACTGCTCCTACACCAAACACCATTCCCAATAGGGTTAATAAAGTCCGCAGCTTGTGGTGAAGCATTTCCGAAACTGCATGTTGTAAGTTGATTTTCAACGTATTCATGTTCGTTCGCTCCCTTTGCCTTCATCTGGCTCACTTAATGCGATGATTTGACCACCCTTCAACCCTTTTGTCACGGTACACAAAGTGGCACTACAGAACCCTGTTTCTATAGGCTGTCTGACAAATTTTTTCCCTTCTTGTAGATAGACCCAAACGGCCCCGTCTAAACGAAATATTGTTTGTATTGGCACCACCAATCCTTTGGGTTCTTTGATCACACTGATCACCGCAGAAAGCCGCTGACCAGGCTTTAATACTTCGGGGTTTTGTTCATTAATATTCACCATTACGGTAAAATATTTAACTGGATTATCTCGCTCTTTGGGCTGAGCAGTTTTGCTGATTGATGTCACCTCACCAGTCAAAGACAAATCAGGTTTCGCATGCAAGTGTAAACTGACAACCAAGCCCTCTTTGATACCAATTGCCTCCACTTCTGGTACAAAAATTTTGGCTTGCATTTCACTCAAGTCAGGCAAGGAGCCTAATTTTCCACCAGGGAATACCGCTTTTCCGGGCTCTGGTAAAGAGCCGTCCCAACTGGGCTCTAATACGAACAAGCCATCATGAGGCGCAACCACTTCCAATGCACTTAAACTGGCTTGGTTCATCGCCAACTTGCCTTGTTGTACTTTTTGTTCACTTTCCAAGACTTCAATTTCAGCTGCCGACTTGTCTACGTAATTTTTCTCTACTTTGTCTATGTGTTCAGCTTTGGCTTCTAAAAATTGTTCATTGTCAGCTGCATCAATCATTTCTATTTTGGTGTAAAGCAGTGGATCATCTATGTTGAATTGTTTAGCCAACTCATGCTCATAATCAATCACCTGTGATTCGGCACCAAAACTGTATTTGCTGTTGTCGATTTCTCGGTCTTTGGACATCATGGAATACATTAACTTTTGAATCTCATAGGCTGATTCTTCAGCCTCCAATTGAAAACTGGTACCATCAAACCTGGCCACCACATCACCTTTTTTTACGGCTGAAAACTGCGGCAAGATCCAAGCCAATGTTTGCGGTCTTCGGGTCGCAGCAGGCGCGGTCAAAGCGGTCGATTTTACGGCTTCCAACTCACCTTCAGATTTGATTGAAAAATGAACGGGTGACTCGTTTATAACGATGCTTGGCGTCACAACCGCCTCCTCTTGTTTACAAGCTACTAACACCAATATACAACTAATAATGATTAAACGCTTCATGAATCACCCGTCATAATGGTTGCTTTAATGCTCATGCCTGGTCTCATGATGTCTAGATTAGTGGCATCAATTGCCACCTCAGCATCCAGAATTTTAGAAGGTTGAAATTTTGACTTGGTTCGAACCACCTTAGATAAAGACTTAATTTCACCGTCAAAGCTTAAGTCAGGATAAGCGTCCATTGTAAACTTTACCTTTTGACCCTCTTCTACTTTTGACATGTCATTTTCTTTGATTTCCAGTTTCGCTGTGATGTTTTCTAAATCAGCCACTTGTGTGACACGTGCACCACCCCAAACCGAGTCACCCACCGCATATTTATTTTTAGAATGGTCAGTTTGATGCATCACAATACCTTTGCGTTTTGACATGATGCGCATGGATTGTATCGAGCCATTTAATTCCGCCACCTCTGCTTTTAACTTGGTTATGCGTGCGTTTAAAATATCTTCTTCCGTTTGTAACTTTTCTTTGGTTAATTGCATGTCAGTCAATGCATGCTGGTATTGCAGTTTTGCTAATTCATGCTTCAATTGATTTTCTTCATATTCATTCAATGCCACAACACTTTTGGGCAATTCTGCTTTACGCATGGCTTTGTCCAGTAACATTTTCTTTTCTTCTATTGCCAAAGTCTTATCCTGTAGCGTTTCTACTTCTGCAACTTTGGCTTTTTTTAACTCACTGAGTTTGATCTCCAACTCGCCATTCTTGTCCATCAGCCGTTCTCTTAATTGATCTGTTTTGAACATCAAGACAGGTTGGCCTGGGTTTACTTGACTCCCATCCGGTGCCATAAAAGCAATGGTGTATTGCCAAATCCTGCGTATCTTCGGAGGTGAATAACTGTCAGTTTCTACAGCCAATAATTCACCATTGGCCTTTATTTCACCCGCCGATAAGTAACCACTGAAACACAGCACTAACATTAAGCAAATGTTTTTCATGACTTCACCTCATCTGTAATCGCAACTTGCGCACTCATCCCTGGTAAGAGTGGCAAGTCATCGGCGTCCAGTAGTTCAATATCAATTTCATAATACAGGCCATTGCCCCAATCTTTTTTGTCATGCCCTCCTGAAGAAATCATGTTGATTTTTCCATCACTGGAAACGTTTGGTAAAGCATCAAACTTCACCATTACTTCTTGATTCAATGTGATGTTTTCAACATCAATGGCATTAATCCATGCCTTGACTTTCATGCCTTCTTTTTTAGATATCTTAAGCACTTCCATACCTGTTTGAACTTGATCTCCTGCTTGATATTTGCTTCCTGTCCAGGGGTGTGATGAATAAATAACATATCCAGACTGTTCGGCATTAATCGTTAAACCTGCTAATCGGTTTTTCCAATAATCCAGTTCATCTTTCTTTTGTTTCATGCCAAGCACAATTTCTTCTTTTTTCTCAACCATCTCCTTTTTCAAGGCTTGCAGCTTATTGCGGTTGTCCGCTAGTGTTTTATTGGCTTTTTTTAAGGTCAATTGCCTTTCTTTGTATTCAAGCTCTCCGATAAAATTGACAGGAACTTGGGCTTTTAATTCAGCCACCTTTTTATCAACAATGGCCTTTTCGTAAGCTAAATCCGCATTGTTTAATTCTATTTTTAATTGAATCACATCTCGATCAGAACTCGCTTCAAATACATCAAGCTGCTCCTTTTTACTCTCAATGGTACTGTCCAGTTCACTGCCATCAATGCGTGCAACAAAATCACCGGGCTTAACAAAACTGCCCTCTTCTACCAGCTCACTGACCTTGCCTTGAAATGACCTGACTAATGGCATCACAACATGTTGAGTTTCACTGGACTCCACAACGCCGGTTACCAATAAGCCTGATTGACAGCAAGATGACACCAATAAACCTAAAAACATTATTTTTTTCATGCCACTATCTTCCCATCTAAAAAGTGAATCGTACGACCTGCATTTTCTGCGATTTCTGGCTCATGCGTGACCATCACTATGGTTTGACCCGCTTTATTCAAATCAGTTAGCAAATCAATAATTTGTTGGGAAATGGCCGAATCTAAATTACCAGTAGGCTCATCCGCCAATAACACTTCAGGTTGGTTAATTAATGAACGTGCAATTGCCACACGCTGTATTTGTCCTCCAGACATTTCATTCGGCATGTGGTGTACTCGTTCTCCCAAACCCACTTGTGTCAAAAGCTCTTTAGCCCTTTGTTCACCACCTTGTTGTTTGGTTTCTGATGCATATCGCAATGGTACCATGACATTTTCCAAGGCTGTTAATCTAGGCAACAAGTGAAAGCCTTGAAACACAAAGCCAATGTGATCATTACGGATTTGTGATAACTCATCATCATTCAATACACTGACGTCTTTACCCGCCAGTTGATATTGGCCTGATGTCGGCTTATCCATACAGCCCAATATATTGAGCATGGTTGACTTTCCGGACCCAGATCGACCCATAATGGCAACAAACTCACCTTGATCAATATTTAAATCAACATGGTTCAATGCGGTGATGGTTTCACCCTGAGTCTTATATATTTTTGTTATTTGTTTGAGGTTTAGCATAGCCTAAGCAGTTTATTAGAACTTGTTTGACAACACATTATGCCAAAAGTCACATCTATTTTTTGTGAAAACGCAATTCAGGGAATACAACGCTCTAAAACTAAAGATAATGACAACAACCAAGGGCTGTCTTGAGGAATTAAACGATGGGCAACCCAAGGCGATATGATTGTCCAAAGGCCGATGGTAAATATAAATATTGCGGCTACCGACTGTCCTTTGTTTTGCCAGCGTTTTAGTGCATTTTGACTGATTAAGAGCGGCATAACAGTACCCAGACCAAATGTAAACATAAACAAGCCACCTTGCCATGCACTTCCCGTTGTTGCAGCTACCAGCAGCATGCCATAGAGTAAACCACAAGGCAACAGACCCCATAACAAGCCTTTATACCACTGCACTTTCGCAGTTTGTTGTTGGTTTAAGTAAGACAGCTTTTGACTTGCTTTGTGCCAAAGTGGTATTTCAAATTTAATCGCCATGGCTGTACTTTTTAACCACAAGGCCAAACCCGTTAACAGTAAAGCCACACCCATCAGTGTTCTGAGAACTAAGGTAAACAATGCGCCATCAAGTTGAAGAGACGCCCCTTGAATGACACCCGCAAACAACAAACCCAATAAACTGTAAGTGCATATTCTGCCAAAATGGGTCATTGTTAAGTTTTTAGGGGTGTTTTTTTGACAAATGACTGAACACAGGCCGCCACACATGACAATGCAGTGAAACCCTGAAAACAATCCAATAACAAAAGGCGTCAAAACCCACATGACTACTCCTTGGGTGGCGAACCGTCTTGATTTTGGTCAGCCTTTTCATCTATGCTTTTAACATGATCTTCAGTGAAATCTTCAGCTGGATCGTCTTTTAAAATTGACATCGCTGGGCTGTCTAGGTCATCAAATTGATCACTGTTTATGGCCCAAAAAAAAGCCCATAAAGCGACACCAGCTAACACCAAACTCAACAATACCAATATCACTACCATGTTCATTATGAGACTCCTAAAACGCGCCTTGAATTCAAAACCACCAACAACGATGAAGCCGACATGCCTATAGCAGCTACCCAAGGTGGCAGCAAGCCCATCATGGCTGCTGGGGTGATGCTCAAATTATACAACAAGGCCCAGATTAAGTTTTGTTTTATGATGTTTTGGCTAGTTTTGGCCACACGTATGGCATGACTGATAGGCGTTAAACTTTGCCCCAAAATAATGAAATCAGAAGCTGCATGCGCTAAGTCAGCACCTTGTTTTAAGCTGAACGAAACGGCAGCTCTGGCCAACACAGGCGCATCATTCACTCCATCTCCCACCATCGCAACAGGTCCTTCAGTTTCAACAATGATTTGTTCTTTTTGTGGTGCTGTTAACCCACCTTGATACTGCTTTATGTTCAAGCTTAATGCACATTGTTTGACGGCATCAGAATTGTCTCCACTGATGATATTGGTAACACATCCTTGCTGCTCTAACTGTTGACACAAAGCCACTGCACCCGGTCTGAGCTTACTGCTCAATTCAAAAACTGACAATAATTGGGTTTCAGTGGACAAATAGACCAAGGTATTTCCATGACTGTTTTCTACTTTGGGTAAAAGAACACCCATCTGCTCTAACCATTGGGCACTGCCCAAAAAGTATTCAATCCCATCATATGTACCTGAAACCCCTTGTCCTGGGTGGTTCTTAACCAGCACCTGGTCTGATGAAGGGTCTTGCTCTGCCCCTAATATCAATGGAAAAGCCGTGGCTATGGGGTGATTACTGGCTTGCTGCAAATAGGCCGTGATGTGCTGCAAATCAACTTTGTTTTGAGTGCTCCGCCTGAAGTCATGCGTTTTAACCACCGCCAACTCACTCGAAGTCAATGTACCCGTTTTATCAAAATACCAATGTTTAATTTTTGACAAGTCAGCAATCGCTTCTGTTTTATGAATCAACAGGCCATGTTTAATCAAATTCATACCAGCAGCGGTCAACGCGGTTGGCGTCGCTAATGACAAGGCACAAGGACAGGTAGCAATCAAAACCGCCATCAAAGCCGTCATTGCCATACCCGTATCAAGCCACCAATGTGCAACACAAGTCACCACAGCTAAAACAAGTACCACGGCAACAAAATAACTGGCAATGTGATCTACCAACTGCAATTGTTTCGGCTTTTGGCTTTGAGCTTCAGCCATCATGTCAGCCATTTGTGACAATAAACTGTCTTCGTTATTTTGGGTCACTTGGCATTTAAATTCGCCTTTGATCACCTGTGCGCCAGCATAGACTCGCTGACCCATTATCTTTTCTACAGGCCGTGCCTCACCCGTTAAGATGGCTTCATTGCATTGACCATGACCGGCCAATATCACTCCATCTGCTGCCAATGTATCACCTGCTTTAACCACCAACAAATCACCTTTTTTAATTCGCCTTAATGGCACATCTTCTAGGTCACCATTGGCTAATTCACGGACGGCACTGACAGGTACCAATGCGGTCAGTGCATTCCTGGCATTCAAACTTTGTTGTTTAATTCGTTGTTCTACATGGCGGCCAACCAACAGAAAAAAGACAAACATGCTCAAGGAATCAAAATACACATGACCTTGTCCTTTGAAGCTTAAATATACACTGGCAAAATATGCCAAAGATATCGACAACGCCACCGGTACATCCATGCCCAAATGTTTGTTTTTGAAATCCCTGAGGGCGTTTTTGACAAAACTTTTTCCAGCATAAAAATACACCACGGTTGCCACAACCATGCTGAGCATCAAAAAAAACCTGCGCATCAATGGCGCTTCAACAAGCAATGTTTCAGAGTACAGCGGTACAGACAAGGTCATAATGAACATCATGCCCAAACCGGCAACAATAATTTCTTTCAGTTGTTGTTTTCTGCTTTTGCTGACCTGATCTTCTACATTCAACTGTAATGGCCGATAGCCCAGTTTAGCTATTGTTTGATATAACTGGCTTAATTTAACCCTTGATGGAATATAGTCAACCTGTACAGATTGGGCAACAGTATCAATCTGAACGCGATGCACACCCGGCACTTGATTCAATACTTTGTTAATCAACCATGCACATGCGCTGCAGTACATCCCATCTATTTTAATTCGAGTTCGAACCAACCCATCAGGTCTTGGTTGAGTGAATTGTGAATCCACCAAATCCATCGCTTCATAATCATTGCTCAACTCTTGGACTTGTTCGTGTGGCTTTTTATCTTGTCTGAATTGATAAAAATCTTGATGATGATTGTCATGTAAAAATTGTGCAACAGCCCGGCACCCATGACAACAAACTGCTTGATTTACACCTGATATTTTAACCGTCAGCCGCTTTCCATGCGGTAGTGACTCTCCACAATGAAAGCACAGTGCTTCATTCACCTTCTTTTTTGTCCATCTGAAAACGGTTTTGTTTTACTATGACAGTCGGTGCATTTTCGGTGGCGATATACACCGTAAATAAACTGGCCACCACTGCAGAAGCGGGTAAAGCAATCATGAACCAAACCCAAGGGTATCGATACCATGCTTTACTTTGATTGGTGCTTTGACTTTGTTTTTGGTTGCTCTGATTCATGGCATTACCTGTTATTTGTTGTAACCAAAATATTTGATTGATTTGCTGTTGTCTTTGTCAGGATTCAACGAATCATTGACTCGAAGTTCAATATTATGAATGCGTTGGTTTGCGGCTTTTTTAGGCGCCCTGATTTTGATAGGAATGGCAATCAGCTCACCTGGACCTGCTTTAAACATGGTGTCGTCAACATCAGACACCACTTCCAAACCATCAAGTCCTGTTGCGCTTAATTCATAAGCAGCAGGGGTTGTTCCTTTGTTCATGACCTTTAATGTATATACGTTCTCAATTGTGTTCAAATCAACCACACGATAAAAAGTGTTTCTGTCATGCAAAACATTCAACTCAATCTCATTGCGGTTAATGAAGCTCACTGTAAAACCTGTCACCAAAGCCAATAAAATGCCTGCATAAACAAATATTCTTGGACGCAGAATTTTACTTTCTCCACCTTGTAAACTATTTTCCGTGGTGTAACGAATCAAGCCTTTTGGCATGCCTGACTTCTCCATCACTTCATCACACGCATCTACACAAGCGGCGCAGGCAATGCATTCATATTGCAAGCCATCCCGAATATCAATTCCCGTTGGGCAAACCTGAACACAAAGTGTGCAATCAATACAATCACCTGGGTTACTTTCTTCCCTGCGTTTTTTACCTCGCATTCTCGGTTCACCACGTTTTTCATCATAAGATATGATTAAAGTGTTGTGGTCGAACATCGCACTTTGAAAACGCGCATAAGGGCACATGTACAGACACACCTGTTCACGTAAATAGCCTGCATTCCCATAGGTGGCTAAACCATAAAAAAACAACCAAAACGTTTCCCACGGACCCAAGGTCCATTGCCATACATGCTCGGCCAAAACTTTAATGGGCGTAAAAAACCCAACAAATGTAAAACCTGTCCACAAAGCAAAAGTAATCCAAAGAAACTGTTTGCTGAATTTCTTCTTGAATTTGGTTACTGTCCAAGGTGCTTTATCCAACTTCAATCGCTGGTTTCGGTTACCTTCGGTTATTTGCTCTAACCACACAAACACTTCTGTCCAAACGGTTTGTGGACAAGCATAACCACACCACAGCCTCCCACCCAAAGCAGTAAAAAAGAACAAAGCAAATGCCGCCATGATTAACAGCAGTGCAAGAAATATAAAATCCTGAGGCCACAAAGTCAGGCCAAACAAATGAAAACGGCGATTAGGCAAGTCAAACAAAATGGCCTGCTGGTCACCCCAGTCTAACCATGGTAATAAATAAAAAAGGCCTAAAAGAACAAACACCGCCCACTTCCTGAGTGTTTGGAAACGACCTTTGATTTCTCTTGGGTGAATTTTTTCGTGGGCTTTATATAACTTCAGCTCTATGGCTTCGGTGTTTTCCGACTTTTTGCTATTGCCCGCTGTATCTTTGTGTGACATAAGGCCTCACCTTTCGCCTGGTTTTTTTGCCAATTGTGTACGTGGTAGCGCCATCACAATACCAATGACATAACCTGAAATAAAAGAAAAACCCCAGAAGAACACGAAACCCAATGCATAACCTTGCCAGTGATTCAGTTCCATATGCCAACTTGAAAGTTGACCTAAATAGACTGGATCAAATAAAGCAAAAAACACCATGGTTTGCATTGCGGCGGCCAAAAAAGACACCCAAACAACAGTGGCCAAGCGACGGATAAAAATCCTTTTTATCTGTCGCTGGTTAAAGTTTCTATTTTTTACAACGGGTTGTGTGGGCATATTTATTCTTATAGTAAATGATTTTAGAACGGTTATTTTTTACTCAAAGAGTAAACATAGGCCGCAACCAATTTCACTCGATTTTCATCCAAAATATCAGCATGTGCTGGCATTTGACCATTCAAACCTTCATACATCGCCGTTTCTATGATGTCTGAAGATCCATGTAACCAAACATCATCTGTTAAATTCGGTGCACCAAACATCGCATTGCCTTTGCCTTCAGGCCCATGGCACGCGGCACAAAACATGGCAAATTTACCTTGTCCTTCAGTCACCAAAGCGGCATCTTGACCTTCTGATGATAAACTGCGTACATAAGCTGCAACCTGTTTAACACCTTCATCACCCAAGGCAGGACCTAAGGCCGGCATGATACCATTTCTGCCTTGTTTAACCGAAGTCAACACTTGCTCAAATTCACCGCCCCAATTCCAATCTTTATCTGCTAAGTTAGGAAAACCTGTGGCACCCTGTGCATCAGAACCATGACACAATGCACAGTTATTGGCAAAAATTCTACTACCAATCAACATCGCATTTTTATCTTTAATCATTTCATCAATTGGCTTATCAATAAACCCTGCAAATGATTTATTCCGTGCATCCGTTACTTTTTTATAATTAGCCTCAAACTGGTTATGCTGCGTCCAGTCCAAGGACCCTTTGTAATTTCCTAGTCCTGGATAAGCATATAGATAAGCCGCAGCAAATATTATCGTGCCAACAAACAACCATAACCACCAGCGCGGCATTGGGCTGTCGAGTTCCACAATACCATCCCACTCATGACCTGTGGTATTGGCATCATTTTTAGGAACTTTTTTCTTAGAAGTTGCAAATAACAACCACAAATAAGCCACCATGTGTAAGACCACAATGATGATGACTGTCCAGTGCCAAAAATTACTCATGATTTACCTCACCTTTATCTGGGCGATCTTCCTTTAATGGCATAGCAGCCATGTCTTCGAATGTTGATTTGTTACTCTTGCTGTAAGCCCAAGCCACAATGGCTAAAAAGACAATCAGCAAAAGGGCTGTATATAAACCGCTGATCATTGGTAACTCCTGGGTACCGCTGTACCTAAGTTTTGTAAATAAGCCACCAACGCCTGTAATTCAGTTTTGTCTTTGATCATGTCCGCCGCGGCGGCAATCTCTTCATCACTGTACGGATGACCTAAACCTTTCAATACTTTCATACTGGCAACTGTTTCTTCCACATCAATCGGCGTTTCTGCCAACCATGGGTATCCAGGCATATTAGATGTGGGCACAACAGTACGTGGGTCTATTAAGTGAATTTCATGCCATTCATCAGAATAACGGCCACCTACACGTGCCAAATCAGGACCTGTACGTTTTGAGCCCCATTGAAATGGACGGTCATAAACAGACTCACCTGCCAATGAATAATGACCATATCGTAGGGTTTCATCGACAAACGGCCTGATTTGTTGTGAATGACAACCATAACAGCCTTCAGACACATAAATATTTTGTCCCGCTAACTCCAAAGCATTTCGTGGCTTCATACCTTCAACAGGCTCCACCACACTGGCTTGAGTCATCAACGGCACAATTTCAATGATGCCTGCAAAACTGATAACAATGGCCACCAAAACGCCCATCAGACCAATATTTTTTTCTATTTTTTCGTGGTTAATCATGCTGATGCTCCTTTAGTCTTGCCTTTAATGGTCATCATAACGTTATATACTTGAATACAAGCACCTGCCAAAAACATCAAACCACCCATAAACCGAATGGCATAATAGGGGTATGTTGCTTCAATACTTTCAACATGCGAATAAACCAGAGATCCATTGGCATCCACTTCACGCCACATCAAACCTTGCATTACGCCCGCAATCCACATTGAAGCGATATACAACACAATACCTAAGGTAGCTACCCAAAAATGCACATTGATTAACTCAGTTGAATACATTTTTTCTTTTTTCCACAACAACGGTACCAATGTATATATTGAAGCCATGGTCATCAATGCCACCCAACCCAAGGCACCAGAATGTACGTGACCAATGGTCCAATCAGTGTAGTGAGACAACGCGTTCACAGTTTTGATAGACATCATCGGCCCTTCGAAAGTACTCATACCATAAAAAGACAAAGCCACAATCATCATTTTAATGATGGGATCTGAGCGCAATTTATCCCAAGCACCTGATAAAGTCATCATGCCGTTGATCATGCCACCCCAAGAAGGTGCTAACAAGACCAAAGAAAATACCATACCCAGAGACTGTGCCCAATCGGGTAAAGAGGTGTATTGCAAGTGATGAGGACCAGCCCACATATATGTAGAAACCAAAGCCCAGAAATGCACGATAGACAAACGGTAAGAATACACTGGGCGTCCTGCTTGTTTAGGAACGAAATAATACATCATGCCCAAAAAGCCTGCCGTCAAGAAAAAGCCCACGGCATTGTGTCCATACCACCATTGTGTCAAAGCATCCACAGCACCAGAATAAATAGGGTAAGATAAATGCCAATTCACTGGGATGGCTAAATTGTTGACAATATGTAAAACCGCAATGGTAATGATGAAGGCGGAATAGAACCAGTTAGCCACATAAATATGTTTTTCTTTGCGGCGTGCAATGGTGCCAAAAAATACGATGGCATACATCACCCAAACTACA
Proteins encoded in this window:
- a CDS encoding sulfite exporter TauE/SafE family protein gives rise to the protein MWVLTPFVIGLFSGFHCIVMCGGLCSVICQKNTPKNLTMTHFGRICTYSLLGLLFAGVIQGASLQLDGALFTLVLRTLMGVALLLTGLALWLKSTAMAIKFEIPLWHKASQKLSYLNQQQTAKVQWYKGLLWGLLPCGLLYGMLLVAATTGSAWQGGLFMFTFGLGTVMPLLISQNALKRWQNKGQSVAAIFIFTIGLWTIISPWVAHRLIPQDSPWLLSLSLVLERCIP
- a CDS encoding ABC transporter permease gives rise to the protein MNTLKINLQHAVSEMLHHKLRTLLTLLGMVFGVGAVIAMLSIGEGAQAEATRLIEKMGLRNLVIEEKQFDTESLREIREDTLGLHSNDIKALAESLPFINKSCGEKTVKTWSLFSPHANSDGSVKAISPACFEMANLQIGKGALFTEEDNTRFRQVAVIGSEMAAHLFPDQDPIGQNIKVNHLWLEVIGVLQKDDLSKDEIQGIKLGAEHNQVFLPLETAFKRLKYETLESQIDTIRVGLDESIKPQVASLAIDKLLKRRHGNIDDYQIIVPASLLNQQNQTQQIFTIVMSSIAGISLLVGGIGIMNIMLATVLERTKEIGLLRALGARKADIKNQFLIESATIAAAGAVLGIVMGVVLSFLIQSFADWPVAWSPFAIVLAVGVCLLTGVVFGYYPAKQAAELDPIEALQKN
- a CDS encoding ABC transporter ATP-binding protein; amino-acid sequence: MLNLKQITKIYKTQGETITALNHVDLNIDQGEFVAIMGRSGSGKSTMLNILGCMDKPTSGQYQLAGKDVSVLNDDELSQIRNDHIGFVFQGFHLLPRLTALENVMVPLRYASETKQQGGEQRAKELLTQVGLGERVHHMPNEMSGGQIQRVAIARSLINQPEVLLADEPTGNLDSAISQQIIDLLTDLNKAGQTIVMVTHEPEIAENAGRTIHFLDGKIVA
- a CDS encoding HlyD family secretion protein, whose protein sequence is MKNICLMLVLCFSGYLSAGEIKANGELLAVETDSYSPPKIRRIWQYTIAFMAPDGSQVNPGQPVLMFKTDQLRERLMDKNGELEIKLSELKKAKVAEVETLQDKTLAIEEKKMLLDKAMRKAELPKSVVALNEYEENQLKHELAKLQYQHALTDMQLTKEKLQTEEDILNARITKLKAEVAELNGSIQSMRIMSKRKGIVMHQTDHSKNKYAVGDSVWGGARVTQVADLENITAKLEIKENDMSKVEEGQKVKFTMDAYPDLSFDGEIKSLSKVVRTKSKFQPSKILDAEVAIDATNLDIMRPGMSIKATIMTGDS
- a CDS encoding efflux RND transporter periplasmic adaptor subunit, whose product is MKRLIIISCILVLVACKQEEAVVTPSIVINESPVHFSIKSEGELEAVKSTALTAPAATRRPQTLAWILPQFSAVKKGDVVARFDGTSFQLEAEESAYEIQKLMYSMMSKDREIDNSKYSFGAESQVIDYEHELAKQFNIDDPLLYTKIEMIDAADNEQFLEAKAEHIDKVEKNYVDKSAAEIEVLESEQKVQQGKLAMNQASLSALEVVAPHDGLFVLEPSWDGSLPEPGKAVFPGGKLGSLPDLSEMQAKIFVPEVEAIGIKEGLVVSLHLHAKPDLSLTGEVTSISKTAQPKERDNPVKYFTVMVNINEQNPEVLKPGQRLSAVISVIKEPKGLVVPIQTIFRLDGAVWVYLQEGKKFVRQPIETGFCSATLCTVTKGLKGGQIIALSEPDEGKGSERT
- the ccoS gene encoding cbb3-type cytochrome oxidase assembly protein CcoS → MNMVVILVLLSLVLAGVALWAFFWAINSDQFDDLDSPAMSILKDDPAEDFTEDHVKSIDEKADQNQDGSPPKE
- a CDS encoding HlyD family secretion protein, coding for MKKIMFLGLLVSSCCQSGLLVTGVVESSETQHVVMPLVRSFQGKVSELVEEGSFVKPGDFVARIDGSELDSTIESKKEQLDVFEASSDRDVIQLKIELNNADLAYEKAIVDKKVAELKAQVPVNFIGELEYKERQLTLKKANKTLADNRNKLQALKKEMVEKKEEIVLGMKQKKDELDYWKNRLAGLTINAEQSGYVIYSSHPWTGSKYQAGDQVQTGMEVLKISKKEGMKVKAWINAIDVENITLNQEVMVKFDALPNVSSDGKINMISSGGHDKKDWGNGLYYEIDIELLDADDLPLLPGMSAQVAITDEVKS